In Nakaseomyces glabratus chromosome A, complete sequence, the DNA window AAAGGTAATTGAGAGTGTCAATAGTGCGCTCCTCGTTACTGGCGTATATTTCgagtttctttctttttgaaccGTTCTTTTTGTGTAAATAACAGATCAGAGGTTGTTCTTCTAATCTCCTGTGGAAAATTTAACACATAGCTGATCCACCACTGTCAAAGCAACGGCTTGGCCTCAGAAACCCAAATAGGATATCATATTGTTAtctttctttcagtttTGGTAGTGTTTGCATTTAGTTTTGGAGATTGAGTTTTGTTTTCGATATCTTTATAAAAGATTTGAGCTTGAAATTATCCTTCCTCGTTTCGATAAAAGCATCACCGTGACCAATAAGCCAATATCAACACTTTTATTGAGCATATACTGCACTATAATCTGATCCATATCGACAAGCTTATAGAATTCAAAAGGACATTAGCAATCTCTCGCCTAATATGGACACTTCTTTCGAGGAGTACGTTAACGGAAACAGAAATGTTCTTGCGCTAGTTGTTTCAGATAATGAGGACGACTATGACAGTTCCATGGACTCTGTGTCAATATCTACTGAATTAAATGGCAGTAGCACCAATTTGGATAGGCAAGACACGATACAAGATCAGAGCTCGCCGGTGCCGAAACAAGAACTAGTGGTACCTAGACAACGTGCCAATGAGAAAGGTGAGAAAGGTACAAAAAGTGGTGGCAGCAAGAGGTGGTCTTTTATATCAAaccattcttcttcatcaaagaaaagatgGTCCACACTATCCTCAATCCCTAGTGAAAGTGCTAGCAGAGTGCTCTCGGGCACAAAAGATCCAATAAAAAGATTATCATCCGCTAGCAATTTTAGTGTTGACTCTATGGGCTTTGATGCGGTATCCAGGAGGCAGACATCATCCGATAAGAACTCGGTTCCTTCATTGAAGAGATCTTCTACTGGTCTATCGCTAAGACAACTATTCAATAAAATAGTTGTAGCCGAGGATGATACTCTGTCTCAAGGAGGTGATAAGGAGAACACTGgtaacaaaaaagaaactgcATCCTTACGTAACTCTGCATCAAGCCGCTATCCACTCAGAACATTAACCAATGAGAACGCATCAGGTCTATACCAAGCACAATCACGTACAACATATTCTAATACAGCACGCCATTCGGTTCATTTTAACCCTACAGGACCTGAGACAAGTAATACGTCCAGACTCTCCAAATCATCTTCCATTACCTCACTGTCATCCAAGTTGAAGTTCTGGAAGCGCGCTCCTGGTGTACCTAAGTCTGAATCTAAGagaaatttgaatatttcagAACCTTTGGAACTTGGAAATTCAGACTCAAATATCAGAACAAAGACTTCGTATTCAGATTTACACAAGTCAATCTATTCCAGCTAtcattattcaaaaacCTTTTTAAGCGAGCCATTAGAGTCTGGTATGCCAATGAGAGAATTACAACAGAAAAAATCAAGAACTTCCATCttaaacaaaaagaaatccGGTTCTAGTTTATCTGTTAATACAGGATTAAAGCACTTTTCTTCTACATCAAGTCTTTCATTGGGAGGGTTAAAAAATAAGTCATCTCACTCCAGTATTAATATGAATGTGAGTATGAAACACAAGAGCTCTCACTCTTCG includes these proteins:
- the ALK1 gene encoding protein kinase ALK1 (CAGL0A00231g~Ortholog(s) have protein kinase activity and role in protein phosphorylation); the encoded protein is MDTSFEEYVNGNRNVLALVVSDNEDDYDSSMDSVSISTELNGSSTNLDRQDTIQDQSSPVPKQELVVPRQRANEKGEKGTKSGGSKRWSFISNHSSSSKKRWSTLSSIPSESASRVLSGTKDPIKRLSSASNFSVDSMGFDAVSRRQTSSDKNSVPSLKRSSTGLSLRQLFNKIVVAEDDTLSQGGDKENTGNKKETASLRNSASSRYPLRTLTNENASGLYQAQSRTTYSNTARHSVHFNPTGPETSNTSRLSKSSSITSLSSKLKFWKRAPGVPKSESKRNLNISEPLELGNSDSNIRTKTSYSDLHKSIYSSYHYSKTFLSEPLESGMPMRELQQKKSRTSILNKKKSGSSLSVNTGLKHFSSTSSLSLGGLKNKSSHSSINMNVSMKHKSSHSSLHKLAKHRRKSNNGDDRSSISSTTASTISANYQISLPVPDQVSREKIRNKLKNSTSLLSLNSSIPVFKKEFDESLLQELLDYCNCKYVIKRLNSLDDDDVPIFHTFNNANQISKNIWRISGPFNWTKEKSIIFRRIELGSVDDITYSKKAIALHELKAHNYTSQMAGITKVLRSYVVTSDIASPGDNIDTDDLKNLYLIMVMKDHGSSLAKLTPINDWKTSVNIFWNTVSILAGLEQRLQFEHRNLLLDHILVDERNGSITISNLNSSRFQQDDMNTIAFTRLDDPLFFQRNARDDQYEVYSTMRMFLSENFNNQANGCPVWARFEPRTNLLWAHNLCKRLIQETTDSKHQSERDHLTRICSAIDPVMLSRRSMLKRNDGDIKSLMDILKWKKTF